The Beijerinckiaceae bacterium genome has a window encoding:
- a CDS encoding non-ribosomal peptide synthetase, protein MSEDNLSAIAVIGMAGRFPGAPTLEAFWDNLRRGVESITHFPPEELEDAYGRSIAGQGHYVNARALLEGAELFDAGFFNFLPREAELTDPQQRVFLEIAWEALESAGYDPAAYKGDIAVYAGSSVGTYLLYNVLSDRRRVECFTGNYQVGEYPTLMGNGSDFIATRTAYKLDLRGPALTVQSACSTSLLAIAEACQCILDFRADMALAGGVSITFPQKRGYLYQEGGMVSPDGHCRTFDADAAGTVFGSGAGVVLLKRLEAALADGDPIHAIIRGSAVNNDGARKVGYTAPSSDGQAKAIAVAHAVADVSADSISYVECHGTATPLGDPIEVAGLTKAFRATTDKKGFCAIGTVKTNIGHLDIASGVTGLIKTILSLKHESLPATLHFKTPNPKLELENSPFFVSAELRPWPRGAQPRRAGVSAAGVGGTNVHLVIEEAPQVAAEAVQEDDTTQLIVVSARDETALAEARERLAAHLERIEDQSLGDIAFTLQTGRRAFSHRFSCVADDKRGLIAKLRVADKTQAVVAAAPKVAFQFPGQGAQYPGMGEALYRRYPAFQRALDQCAVILEPLLGLDLRTILFGGAADAGLRLQATSLAQPALFSISYSVAALWRSLKIEPAAMIGHSVGEFVAATLSGVMRLEDALVVVAARGAMMQDLPKGGMLAVMLKEAELLACLPAELSIAAVNAEAACTVAGPLTAIDAFEAQLTGRGVGCRRLRTSHAFHSAMVDPVVEPLAGILRKISLNPPTIPYVSTLTGNWITAEQATDPLYWAGHCRETVRYAAALETLTESLSPVLIEVGPGRTLSSLARQSEPTRRRAPLIANSLPDPSEARAADEVFLETLGRVWATGALPDWHALYEAAPHRRVTLPTYPFQRQRYFVDAVKNLNEVVAPEGDSVIAMAHDTPNLAPEIVPSPAKPDRQAAVRAELATLLESLSGIDVAGAPGSTSFLELGFDSLFLTQASQAIKTRFKVAVSFREMMGDLATIDALTQHLDRIAVDFVVAEAAASPIQTVQAEGLPSAAPRQTTFAPSIQGTAAPTQGIEQVMAAQLASMTDLINRQLDTLRQMGGAAPASAPPAPIAQQAPAPKAPQVPAVPQAKPSVEKKPVEAFGPFKPFAPAMDTGLNAEQQRFVADLIERYTRRTPGSKAMTQASRAVLADPRVAAGFHPEWKEIVYPIVTVRSAGSKLWDVDGNEYIDILNGFGPTAFGHAPDFIRDALIAQINAGFEIGPQTPLAGEVAKLFCDLTGNERMTFCNTGSEAVMAAMRIARTVTGRNRIVYFTGDYHGQFDEVLARGTFKDGVSRVFPIAPGIPSESISNITILDYGTPESLAWLEQHCHELAAVLVEPVQSRRPSFRPRKFLESLRELTAKTGTCLILDEIVTGFRVHPGGVQALFDIRADLVTYGKVVGGGMPIGILAGKAQFMDALDGGYWQYGDESFPAAGVTFFAGTFVRHPLTLAATAAVLKHLKAAGPALQQHLSERAEGLVARLNAIFERHGVPVEIQQFRSVFFFKFGPEQHFGSLFYYLLRERGLHIQEGFPCFLTTAHDDADLAKIVDAFDWASAEMAKVGLFGQPPKQTAARQGQLTQSQMEIWLSAQLGDAASSAFNESVTLHLDGQLDVEALRKAIRDLLHRHDALRLHFEPSGDSFTVSPDPSISFTIHTPEAAQSYESLLQAVLEDEASNPFDLGAGPLIRFTLVADTAQARHALVITAHHIVCDGWSTNIILEELGALYSARLRGTPTDLPAPHSFVDYALHHGAVEKETEAYWLQQFAQLPEPLALPLDRGRPPLKSFRGNTVRATIDRSLTDAVKQAAARKGCTFFSVLLTAYQLLLARLSGQDDIVVGIPTAGQSLHGEGSLVGHCVNFLPLRSQFPAAISFSEAATKTQKLLLDATDHQSYTFGSLVRALEMPRSVNRLPLIDAQFNLERLENNLQFEDLAARTDANPKRFVNFDLFFNVIAGDHGLTIDCDYSTDLFDRSTIERWVDHYRTLLTAIAQDMDRAALRLPMLTKAQEDSLHSALTGPGCPIPEHSIHGLIDLQAAATPDAIAVRFEDRSITYRELVAHADNLAGRLLDAGVARETPVAVYLDRSIELVVALLGILKSGAAYVPLDPIYPPARVEAILSEADVQIVLTSTRLGADIKAPVPVRVHIDDAEAVKIARPRPELPIVQPTDLAYRIFTSGSTGRPKGIDIEHRSVVNLLGAMRQSPGIGADDVFLAVTTPCFDIAALEIFLPLTSGAELTIASRADTLDPFRLVELIRRTSATMMQATPALWRVLLEAGLELKGLKILCGGEALDKQLAQDLAAGGDLWNMYGPTETTIWSVAERQGDGPVDFGRPIANTQLYILDAAGNTAAIGVEGELCIAGAGLARGYYKNQALTAQSFTQHPFSDDRKMQLYRTGDRARYLANHRFELLGRIDQQIKLRGFRIELGDVEDALRRLSGRQEVAAAVHDDNLVGYIVAPEDAIGNLTDLRAKLLKELPDYMVPARILRLDALPRTQNGKINRKALPRPDAAQAAPERVITPPRNPTETQLAEIWSSVLRVGQVGIDENLFALGADSIDLFRIAARMREHNLGLEAAHLMRHPTIAELALAANDQTLAARNAAPSLRSFRRRAAGGGQQ, encoded by the coding sequence ATGTCCGAAGATAATCTTTCCGCCATCGCCGTGATTGGCATGGCCGGGCGATTTCCCGGCGCGCCGACACTTGAAGCCTTTTGGGACAATCTTCGGCGCGGTGTCGAATCCATCACTCATTTTCCACCTGAGGAACTTGAGGATGCCTACGGCCGGTCGATTGCCGGTCAGGGTCACTATGTGAACGCGAGAGCCCTCCTTGAGGGTGCGGAACTCTTCGACGCCGGTTTCTTCAATTTTCTGCCCCGCGAGGCCGAACTTACCGATCCCCAGCAGCGGGTGTTTCTGGAGATCGCTTGGGAAGCCCTGGAAAGCGCCGGATATGATCCTGCCGCCTACAAGGGGGACATCGCTGTCTACGCCGGCAGCAGTGTTGGCACCTATCTTCTTTACAATGTGTTGAGCGATCGTCGGCGTGTTGAATGTTTTACCGGCAACTATCAGGTCGGCGAATATCCGACGCTGATGGGCAATGGCAGCGATTTCATTGCGACGCGAACGGCCTATAAGCTCGATCTCCGAGGTCCCGCGCTCACCGTCCAATCGGCTTGCTCGACTTCGCTGCTGGCCATCGCCGAGGCTTGCCAGTGCATTCTGGATTTCCGCGCTGATATGGCGCTGGCCGGCGGGGTGTCGATCACCTTTCCGCAAAAGCGCGGCTATCTCTACCAGGAAGGCGGCATGGTCTCGCCGGACGGCCATTGCCGCACATTCGACGCCGACGCCGCCGGCACCGTGTTCGGCAGCGGCGCGGGCGTCGTCCTACTGAAGCGGCTGGAGGCGGCCCTCGCCGATGGCGACCCCATCCATGCGATCATTCGCGGCAGCGCCGTCAATAACGACGGCGCCAGGAAAGTTGGCTATACGGCACCCAGCAGCGATGGCCAGGCGAAGGCGATCGCCGTGGCCCACGCCGTCGCGGACGTCTCGGCCGATTCCATTTCTTATGTCGAGTGCCATGGCACCGCCACGCCGCTTGGCGATCCCATCGAAGTCGCGGGCCTCACCAAGGCGTTCCGCGCGACGACGGATAAGAAGGGCTTTTGCGCGATCGGCACGGTCAAGACAAACATCGGCCATCTCGATATCGCGTCGGGGGTCACTGGTCTCATCAAAACGATCTTGTCGCTCAAGCATGAAAGCCTGCCGGCGACGCTTCATTTCAAGACGCCCAATCCGAAACTCGAACTCGAAAATAGCCCGTTTTTTGTCAGTGCCGAACTCCGTCCCTGGCCGCGTGGCGCTCAACCGCGGCGGGCTGGAGTGAGTGCTGCCGGCGTCGGGGGCACGAACGTCCATCTGGTCATCGAGGAAGCGCCTCAGGTTGCGGCCGAAGCTGTCCAGGAAGACGACACCACGCAATTGATTGTTGTGTCCGCCCGCGATGAAACCGCGCTGGCCGAGGCTCGCGAGCGCCTTGCCGCTCACCTCGAAAGAATCGAGGATCAGAGCCTCGGCGACATCGCTTTCACATTGCAGACTGGCCGGCGTGCATTCAGCCATCGTTTCAGCTGCGTTGCCGACGACAAGCGCGGTTTAATCGCAAAACTGCGCGTTGCGGACAAAACGCAAGCGGTTGTCGCCGCCGCACCGAAGGTGGCGTTCCAGTTTCCCGGCCAGGGCGCGCAATACCCAGGCATGGGAGAGGCCCTGTACCGGCGCTACCCCGCATTCCAGCGCGCGCTCGATCAATGCGCGGTAATTCTCGAACCCTTGCTCGGTCTCGATCTCCGCACCATTCTGTTTGGCGGCGCCGCTGACGCGGGCCTGCGCCTTCAGGCAACATCGCTGGCCCAGCCAGCCCTTTTCAGCATCAGCTACTCGGTCGCAGCCTTGTGGCGAAGCCTGAAGATCGAGCCGGCGGCCATGATCGGCCACAGCGTCGGTGAGTTCGTGGCCGCAACGCTCTCCGGCGTGATGCGGCTCGAAGATGCTTTGGTCGTTGTCGCGGCGCGCGGCGCCATGATGCAAGACCTCCCGAAAGGTGGAATGCTGGCGGTCATGCTCAAGGAGGCCGAATTATTGGCCTGCTTGCCGGCCGAACTGTCGATTGCGGCGGTCAACGCCGAGGCCGCCTGCACGGTGGCCGGCCCACTGACGGCCATCGACGCTTTCGAAGCACAACTTACCGGCCGCGGGGTCGGATGCCGGCGGTTGCGGACATCCCACGCATTTCATTCGGCGATGGTCGATCCAGTGGTCGAACCGCTGGCGGGGATCTTGCGCAAGATCTCGCTAAATCCACCCACCATTCCTTATGTTTCGACCTTGACCGGAAATTGGATCACGGCGGAGCAGGCAACGGATCCCCTTTACTGGGCAGGGCATTGCCGCGAAACGGTCCGGTACGCCGCGGCACTCGAAACGCTCACGGAGTCTTTATCTCCGGTCCTAATCGAAGTCGGCCCAGGGCGTACGCTGTCCAGTCTTGCCCGCCAGAGTGAGCCGACAAGGCGCCGAGCCCCCTTGATCGCCAACTCCTTGCCCGATCCCAGCGAAGCGCGCGCCGCCGACGAGGTCTTCCTCGAAACACTCGGGCGCGTGTGGGCGACGGGAGCATTGCCAGACTGGCACGCCTTGTATGAAGCCGCACCGCACCGGCGTGTCACTTTGCCTACCTACCCATTCCAACGGCAACGCTACTTTGTCGATGCCGTCAAGAACCTCAATGAGGTCGTCGCACCTGAAGGAGACAGCGTCATCGCCATGGCTCACGACACACCCAACCTGGCTCCCGAAATCGTGCCCTCACCCGCAAAGCCGGATCGCCAAGCCGCCGTCCGTGCCGAACTCGCCACTCTCCTCGAGAGCCTTTCGGGCATCGATGTCGCAGGTGCGCCGGGCAGCACAAGCTTTCTTGAACTCGGTTTCGATTCGCTTTTCCTGACCCAGGCGAGCCAGGCCATCAAGACTCGCTTCAAAGTTGCAGTCAGCTTCCGTGAAATGATGGGTGATCTGGCGACGATCGACGCGCTCACCCAGCACTTGGATCGAATCGCCGTGGATTTTGTGGTCGCTGAAGCTGCCGCTTCGCCGATCCAGACAGTCCAAGCCGAGGGCCTTCCCTCTGCGGCGCCCCGCCAGACCACCTTCGCACCCTCGATCCAGGGGACTGCCGCGCCGACGCAAGGAATCGAGCAGGTGATGGCCGCGCAGCTCGCCAGCATGACCGATCTCATCAATCGGCAGCTTGATACTTTGCGCCAGATGGGTGGCGCCGCGCCCGCCAGCGCTCCGCCGGCGCCGATCGCCCAACAAGCACCAGCCCCGAAAGCACCGCAGGTCCCTGCAGTTCCGCAAGCAAAGCCAAGTGTCGAAAAGAAGCCGGTTGAGGCTTTCGGACCTTTCAAGCCGTTCGCACCGGCGATGGATACTGGGCTCAATGCCGAGCAGCAGCGTTTCGTCGCCGATCTGATCGAGCGCTATACCCGGCGTACTCCAGGTTCCAAGGCCATGACCCAAGCCTCGCGCGCGGTCCTGGCCGATCCCCGGGTTGCCGCGGGTTTCCATCCGGAATGGAAAGAAATCGTTTATCCGATCGTGACGGTTCGTTCGGCCGGCTCCAAGCTTTGGGACGTCGACGGCAATGAGTACATCGACATTCTCAACGGATTTGGTCCGACCGCCTTCGGGCACGCCCCCGACTTCATCCGCGATGCGCTGATCGCGCAAATCAACGCGGGCTTTGAGATCGGGCCGCAGACGCCGCTCGCCGGCGAAGTCGCCAAGCTCTTCTGCGATCTGACCGGCAACGAGCGGATGACCTTTTGCAATACCGGCTCCGAAGCGGTCATGGCCGCGATGCGGATTGCCCGGACGGTAACCGGCCGTAACCGGATCGTGTATTTCACCGGCGATTACCATGGCCAGTTCGACGAAGTGCTGGCGCGTGGCACGTTCAAGGACGGCGTTTCGCGGGTTTTCCCGATCGCTCCCGGCATACCGTCGGAGTCGATCTCCAACATCACCATTCTGGATTACGGAACCCCCGAAAGCCTCGCCTGGCTTGAACAGCACTGCCATGAATTGGCAGCCGTCCTGGTCGAACCGGTGCAAAGCCGGCGCCCGAGTTTCCGGCCCCGCAAATTCCTGGAGTCCTTGCGCGAACTGACGGCAAAAACCGGCACTTGCCTGATCTTGGACGAAATCGTCACCGGTTTCCGCGTCCATCCCGGCGGCGTGCAGGCCTTGTTCGATATCCGCGCCGATTTGGTTACCTACGGCAAGGTGGTCGGCGGCGGAATGCCGATCGGCATATTGGCCGGCAAGGCACAATTCATGGACGCGCTCGACGGCGGATATTGGCAATATGGGGATGAGTCCTTCCCCGCTGCCGGCGTTACCTTCTTTGCCGGCACATTCGTGCGCCATCCGCTGACGCTGGCCGCAACGGCCGCGGTGCTGAAACATCTGAAGGCGGCGGGTCCGGCCCTGCAGCAGCATTTGTCGGAGCGGGCCGAGGGTCTGGTGGCGCGTCTGAACGCGATCTTCGAACGCCATGGCGTCCCGGTCGAAATTCAACAATTCCGTTCGGTCTTCTTCTTCAAATTCGGGCCCGAACAACATTTCGGATCGCTGTTTTACTATTTGCTGCGCGAGCGCGGCCTTCACATCCAGGAAGGCTTTCCGTGCTTCCTGACCACCGCCCATGACGATGCGGATCTTGCAAAAATCGTCGATGCGTTCGATTGGGCTTCGGCCGAGATGGCGAAGGTCGGACTTTTCGGGCAGCCCCCGAAGCAGACGGCCGCCCGCCAAGGCCAGTTGACCCAGAGCCAGATGGAAATTTGGCTCTCGGCCCAACTTGGCGATGCCGCATCGAGCGCCTTCAACGAATCGGTGACCCTGCATCTGGACGGCCAGCTCGACGTGGAAGCGTTGCGGAAAGCGATCCGCGACTTGCTGCACCGCCACGATGCCCTGCGCCTGCACTTTGAACCCTCGGGCGATAGTTTCACTGTCTCGCCCGACCCCTCGATCAGCTTCACGATCCATACGCCGGAAGCGGCTCAATCCTATGAGTCGCTTCTGCAAGCTGTTCTCGAGGACGAGGCCTCAAACCCCTTCGATCTGGGCGCCGGCCCGCTGATTCGTTTCACCCTGGTTGCAGACACGGCTCAGGCGCGGCATGCGCTGGTCATAACCGCGCACCACATTGTGTGCGACGGCTGGTCGACGAATATTATTCTGGAAGAATTGGGCGCGCTCTATTCAGCCCGCCTGCGCGGCACCCCCACCGACCTGCCGGCGCCGCACAGCTTCGTCGACTATGCCCTTCACCATGGCGCGGTGGAAAAGGAGACGGAAGCCTACTGGTTGCAACAGTTTGCACAGCTGCCGGAGCCGTTGGCTCTGCCGCTGGATCGCGGTCGCCCCCCGCTCAAGAGTTTTCGCGGCAATACGGTTCGAGCCACGATCGACCGCTCGCTGACCGATGCGGTCAAGCAGGCCGCGGCACGCAAGGGCTGCACATTTTTCTCGGTGCTCTTGACCGCCTATCAGCTTCTGCTGGCCCGACTGAGCGGCCAAGACGACATCGTGGTCGGTATTCCGACTGCCGGGCAAAGCTTGCATGGCGAGGGATCGCTGGTCGGCCATTGCGTCAACTTTCTGCCGCTGCGAAGCCAGTTTCCCGCCGCCATCTCTTTCAGCGAGGCGGCAACCAAAACGCAAAAACTGCTTCTCGATGCCACCGATCATCAGAGCTACACCTTCGGCTCGCTTGTCCGCGCGCTTGAGATGCCACGCAGCGTCAACCGGCTCCCCCTGATCGATGCGCAATTCAATTTGGAGCGTCTGGAGAACAATCTTCAATTCGAGGACCTGGCGGCGAGGACCGACGCCAATCCCAAGCGCTTCGTGAATTTCGACCTGTTCTTTAATGTGATCGCCGGCGATCATGGCCTGACGATCGATTGCGACTACAGCACCGATCTATTTGATCGGTCGACGATTGAACGTTGGGTCGACCATTACCGGACTCTGCTTACGGCCATCGCCCAGGATATGGACCGGGCGGCTTTGCGGCTGCCGATGCTGACAAAGGCGCAGGAAGACTCGCTTCATTCTGCGCTTACGGGCCCGGGCTGCCCCATCCCCGAGCATAGCATTCATGGATTGATCGACCTGCAGGCAGCCGCGACCCCGGACGCGATCGCCGTTCGATTTGAAGATCGCTCCATTACCTATCGCGAACTTGTCGCGCATGCGGATAATCTCGCTGGGCGCCTCCTCGATGCCGGCGTCGCGCGGGAGACCCCCGTCGCGGTCTATCTCGACCGTTCCATTGAACTGGTCGTCGCCTTGCTGGGCATTCTTAAATCCGGCGCGGCCTATGTTCCCCTCGATCCCATCTATCCGCCCGCCCGCGTTGAAGCCATTCTCAGTGAAGCGGACGTTCAGATCGTTTTGACCTCGACGCGGCTGGGAGCCGACATCAAGGCGCCGGTCCCGGTGCGCGTCCACATCGACGATGCCGAGGCGGTCAAGATCGCGCGGCCAAGGCCGGAGCTTCCGATTGTCCAGCCGACGGATCTTGCCTATCGAATCTTCACCTCCGGCTCGACAGGGCGCCCAAAAGGCATCGACATCGAACATCGCTCGGTCGTGAATCTTCTGGGTGCCATGCGCCAATCCCCTGGCATCGGCGCCGACGATGTGTTCCTCGCCGTGACGACACCCTGCTTCGATATTGCCGCGCTCGAAATCTTTCTGCCCTTGACGTCGGGGGCGGAGCTTACGATCGCGAGCCGTGCCGATACCCTCGATCCCTTCCGCCTTGTCGAATTGATCCGACGCACCTCGGCGACAATGATGCAAGCCACTCCGGCCTTGTGGCGGGTGTTGCTTGAAGCAGGGCTCGAACTCAAGGGACTGAAAATTCTATGCGGCGGCGAGGCGCTTGACAAACAGCTCGCGCAGGATCTGGCTGCCGGCGGCGATTTGTGGAACATGTATGGGCCGACCGAAACGACGATCTGGTCGGTCGCTGAACGGCAAGGGGACGGTCCCGTCGATTTCGGGCGCCCCATTGCCAACACGCAGCTTTACATTCTTGATGCGGCCGGCAATACGGCGGCCATCGGAGTTGAAGGCGAACTTTGCATTGCCGGAGCCGGGCTCGCCCGCGGATATTATAAAAATCAGGCGCTCACCGCGCAAAGCTTCACGCAACATCCGTTCTCCGACGACCGCAAGATGCAGCTGTATCGGACCGGGGATCGCGCCCGTTACCTTGCCAATCATCGTTTCGAGTTGCTTGGGCGGATAGACCAGCAAATCAAATTGCGCGGGTTCCGCATCGAATTGGGCGATGTTGAAGATGCGCTCAGGCGTCTTTCCGGCCGGCAGGAAGTGGCCGCCGCCGTCCATGACGATAATCTCGTCGGCTATATCGTGGCGCCCGAAGATGCCATCGGAAACTTGACCGATCTTCGCGCGAAACTGTTGAAGGAGCTGCCAGATTACATGGTGCCGGCGCGAATCCTACGACTCGACGCGCTCCCCCGGACCCAAAACGGCAAAATCAATCGCAAGGCGCTGCCACGCCCCGATGCCGCGCAGGCAGCCCCCGAGCGAGTCATCACGCCGCCGCGTAATCCGACGGAAACCCAGCTTGCCGAGATCTGGAGCAGCGTGCTGCGGGTTGGCCAAGTTGGCATTGACGAAAATCTTTTCGCTCTGGGTGCCGATTCGATCGACCTGTTTCGCATCGCAGCCCGAATGAGGGAGCACAACCTCGGCCTTGAAGCCGCGCATTTGATGCGGCACCCAACCATCGCCGAACTGGCTCTGGCAGCAAACGACCAAACTCTTGCGGCTCGCAACGCTGCACCCTCGCTGCGAAGTTTCAGGCGCCGCGCGGCTGGCGGGGGACAGCAATGA
- a CDS encoding condensation protein encodes MTSHHSMLDKFEPEVEPGDELLFPCSSSQERCWFIYALDPGTAALNIALRWELKGQFNPSTIEQAFQTIIDRHEILRTCFVEKNGEPVQEVVSHFNFRLSVVDLTILPEEKRLDEAMEIGRREAHLPIDISQLPLIRVTMLRLAPDRAYLLLTLHQIVFDGMSIRVLANELGVIAAALDAKRPHNLPELQLQYGDYCRWQKEYFAGGNLASEIAYWKGKLGGAPYFEVSPDHPRPARPTHRGEIVAAILPKELGDGLEEAARKQNLTFFSLGCAVMAAMLHRYTGGTDVIIGTQIAGRDEQDLENMIGIFINNLVLRFDASGDPSFTEFLKQVNGTVQDALIHQRMPFHKLVEALNPPRDPKRTPLISINFAVLNDVREEQKYGDFVLLRQPSHSTGSLYDLNFFMLRWPEGWRMALEFNLDLFDKRTAERLLDFLVSTFELAVSNPHTKLSALIPPVRESLTPEEAPAHINLPAAADSVQPNDVEARLMAIWQDVLQVTDINPNSNFFELGGHSLLAMRLVTRISGSFGVKVGVMTLFQAPTIREFAAQISRDKPTLEPWNIVQIQPLGDKTPVIALNNTMMYYNIAKTVFPERPFIGIQLFNPSVPKPLAPRSMSDIAADYVKLIREAQPHGPYILCGICISGTIAYEAAQQLRQAGESVPLLILSDIWAPGFIEQLPFFRRFLLGWSYRIHMIKHRFALLRSGKSTAAEVLASYAFFRKSGIMGLAAKLGLISAVDLTNLRDNNWGNWWFLSHLEEARNAYQASPCVGDVMIFQSNEIPTGFADQTMGWPKFIQGRLFMQRIPSWHGDMFQGDSATLIGEHLRPLFEEVDAERDRMAPAKASAP; translated from the coding sequence ATGACGTCACATCACAGCATGCTTGACAAGTTTGAACCGGAGGTCGAGCCCGGCGACGAACTGCTGTTTCCTTGCTCGTCGTCGCAGGAGCGATGCTGGTTTATTTACGCGCTGGATCCCGGCACTGCAGCGCTCAACATCGCTTTGCGTTGGGAGCTCAAAGGTCAATTCAATCCTTCGACCATCGAGCAGGCGTTTCAAACAATCATCGACCGGCATGAGATATTGCGGACGTGCTTCGTCGAAAAAAATGGCGAACCCGTTCAGGAAGTGGTCAGCCATTTCAATTTCAGGCTGTCGGTCGTCGACCTGACGATCCTTCCTGAAGAGAAGCGGTTGGACGAAGCGATGGAAATTGGCCGGCGGGAAGCCCACTTGCCGATTGACATCAGCCAATTGCCGCTGATCCGCGTGACCATGTTGCGACTGGCCCCTGATCGCGCCTATCTGCTGCTGACCCTCCACCAGATCGTCTTCGACGGCATGTCCATTCGGGTTCTCGCGAATGAGCTCGGCGTCATTGCAGCGGCCCTCGACGCCAAACGTCCGCACAATCTCCCTGAGCTGCAGCTGCAGTATGGCGATTATTGCCGTTGGCAGAAGGAATATTTCGCCGGTGGCAATCTCGCTTCCGAGATTGCCTACTGGAAGGGCAAACTCGGCGGCGCGCCCTATTTCGAAGTCAGTCCTGACCATCCGCGACCCGCCCGGCCGACGCATCGCGGCGAAATCGTCGCTGCCATCCTTCCCAAAGAGCTTGGGGACGGGCTGGAAGAGGCCGCGCGCAAACAAAATCTGACTTTTTTCAGCCTCGGATGCGCGGTGATGGCAGCGATGCTGCACCGCTATACCGGCGGAACCGATGTGATCATCGGCACCCAGATTGCCGGGCGAGATGAGCAAGACCTTGAGAACATGATCGGGATCTTCATCAATAATCTCGTACTTCGGTTCGATGCGTCGGGCGATCCGTCCTTCACAGAATTTCTAAAGCAGGTGAACGGAACGGTTCAGGATGCGCTGATTCATCAGCGCATGCCCTTCCACAAATTGGTGGAGGCTCTGAATCCGCCGCGCGACCCAAAACGCACCCCGCTCATTTCAATCAATTTCGCCGTCTTGAATGACGTGAGGGAGGAACAGAAATACGGCGACTTCGTCCTGCTGAGACAGCCATCCCATTCCACTGGCTCGCTGTACGATCTCAATTTCTTCATGCTGCGCTGGCCGGAGGGCTGGCGGATGGCCCTTGAGTTCAACCTCGACCTGTTCGACAAGCGCACAGCCGAGCGGTTGCTCGATTTCCTCGTCTCGACTTTTGAGTTGGCGGTTTCTAATCCTCACACGAAGCTGTCCGCGCTTATTCCGCCCGTGCGGGAAAGTTTGACGCCAGAAGAGGCTCCTGCGCACATCAATCTTCCCGCGGCAGCGGACAGCGTTCAGCCGAACGACGTCGAGGCTCGGTTGATGGCGATTTGGCAGGATGTCCTCCAGGTCACCGACATCAATCCGAATTCGAACTTCTTCGAACTTGGGGGGCATTCCCTGCTTGCGATGCGGCTTGTCACCAGAATCTCGGGCAGCTTCGGGGTCAAGGTCGGCGTCATGACGCTGTTTCAGGCGCCGACGATCCGAGAATTCGCTGCACAAATCTCGCGAGACAAGCCAACGCTCGAACCTTGGAATATCGTCCAAATTCAGCCGCTCGGCGATAAAACCCCCGTCATCGCCCTCAACAATACGATGATGTATTACAACATCGCGAAAACGGTGTTTCCGGAACGACCGTTCATCGGCATCCAATTGTTCAATCCAAGCGTGCCGAAACCATTGGCGCCACGCAGCATGAGCGATATTGCCGCCGATTATGTGAAGCTCATTCGCGAGGCGCAGCCGCACGGTCCCTATATTCTGTGCGGAATCTGTATCTCAGGAACTATTGCCTATGAAGCGGCACAGCAGTTGAGGCAGGCTGGAGAGTCGGTCCCTCTGCTCATCTTGAGCGATATCTGGGCGCCTGGTTTCATTGAGCAGCTTCCCTTCTTTCGTCGCTTTCTCCTCGGCTGGTCATACCGGATCCATATGATCAAGCATCGGTTTGCCCTTCTCCGAAGCGGCAAATCGACGGCCGCGGAGGTACTCGCCTCCTACGCTTTCTTCCGGAAAAGCGGGATCATGGGTCTTGCAGCCAAACTTGGCCTGATCAGCGCCGTCGATCTGACCAATTTGCGGGACAATAATTGGGGCAATTGGTGGTTCCTCTCCCATCTGGAAGAGGCGCGCAACGCCTATCAAGCCTCGCCATGCGTTGGCGACGTGATGATTTTTCAAAGCAACGAAATACCCACCGGTTTCGCTGATCAAACCATGGGCTGGCCTAAATTTATCCAGGGACGGCTCTTCATGCAAAGAATACCAAGCTGGCACGGAGACATGTTCCAAGGCGACTCGGCGACCCTCATCGGCGAGCATTTGCGTCCCTTGTTTGAAGAAGTAGACGCGGAGCGCGACCGCATGGCTCCAGCGAAAGCTTCCGCCCCTTAA